The following proteins come from a genomic window of Deltaproteobacteria bacterium:
- a CDS encoding YraN family protein, with the protein MTAPPERRAGSGGEAEAAACRFLERAGFAIAARNWRVKGGEADIVARKGDLLVFVEVRSREDASFGAPEESIDLAKRRRIVRAARDYLSTVSPATWREARFDVIAIEGRGEHAVLRHYPGAFDAKGKIL; encoded by the coding sequence CTGACCGCACCGCCCGAGCGGCGCGCGGGGAGCGGAGGGGAGGCCGAAGCCGCCGCCTGCCGGTTCCTCGAGCGCGCGGGGTTCGCGATCGCGGCGAGGAACTGGCGGGTGAAGGGTGGCGAGGCCGACATCGTCGCCCGGAAGGGGGACCTTCTCGTCTTCGTGGAGGTCCGTTCCCGGGAGGACGCCTCCTTCGGGGCGCCGGAGGAGTCGATCGACCTCGCCAAGCGCCGCCGGATCGTGCGCGCCGCCCGCGACTATCTGTCTACCGTATCTCCGGCGACCTGGCGCGAGGCCCGCTTCGACGTCATCGCCATCGAAGGGCGGGGCGAACACGCGGTCCTGCGCCACTACCCCGGCGCCTTCGACGCGAAAGGGAAGATTCTTTAA